A window of the Streptococcus sp. 116-D4 genome harbors these coding sequences:
- the rpsK gene encoding 30S ribosomal protein S11 encodes MAKPTRKRRVKKNIESGIAHIHATFNNTIVMITDVHGNAIAWSSAGALGFKGSRKSTPFAAQMASEAAAKSAQEHGLKSVEVTVKGPGSGRESAIRALAAAGLEVTAIRDVTPVPHNGARPPKRRRV; translated from the coding sequence TTGGCTAAACCAACACGTAAACGTCGTGTGAAAAAGAATATCGAATCTGGTATTGCTCATATTCACGCTACATTTAATAACACTATTGTTATGATTACTGATGTGCATGGTAATGCAATTGCTTGGTCATCAGCTGGTGCTCTTGGTTTCAAAGGTTCTCGTAAATCTACACCATTCGCTGCTCAAATGGCTTCTGAAGCTGCTGCTAAATCTGCACAAGAACACGGTCTTAAATCAGTTGAAGTTACTGTAAAAGGTCCAGGTTCTGGTCGTGAGTCAGCTATTCGTGCGCTTGCTGCCGCTGGTCTTGAAGTAACAGCAATTCGTGATGTGACTCCAGTGCCACACAATGGTGCTCGTCCTCCAAAACGTCGCCGTGTATAA
- the rpsM gene encoding 30S ribosomal protein S13, which yields MARIAGVDIPNDKRVVISLTYVYGIGLATSKKILAAAGISEDVRVRDLTSDQEDAIRREVDAIKVEGDLRREVNLNIKRLMEIGSYRGIRHRRGLPVRGQNTKNNARTRKGKAVAIAGKKK from the coding sequence ATGGCTCGTATTGCTGGAGTTGACATTCCAAATGACAAACGCGTAGTAATCTCATTGACTTATGTTTATGGTATCGGACTTGCAACATCTAAGAAAATTTTGGCTGCTGCTGGAATTTCAGAAGATGTTCGTGTACGTGATCTTACATCAGATCAAGAAGATGCTATCCGTCGTGAAGTGGATGCAATCAAAGTTGAAGGTGACCTTCGTCGTGAAGTAAACTTGAACATCAAACGTTTGATGGAAATCGGTTCATACCGTGGTATCCGTCACCGTCGTGGACTTCCTGTCCGTGGACAAAACACTAAAAACAACGCTCGCACTCGTAAAGGTAAAGCTGTTGCGATTGCTGGTAAGAAAAAATAA